In a genomic window of Scyliorhinus torazame isolate Kashiwa2021f chromosome 5, sScyTor2.1, whole genome shotgun sequence:
- the LOC140420078 gene encoding uncharacterized protein: MEKPWKCEDCEKGFKGPSGLEWHQRSHTGERPFTCSVCGKGFRAAHELARHQRSHTGERPFTCSQCEKGFTDIGNLRRHERVHTGERPFTCTVCDKGFTRLCNLQSHQRLHTREGPFISTVCGKGFTQLSYLENHQRVRTGERPFTCTVCGKGFTQLSHLENHQRVHTGERPFTCTVCDKAFTRLSHLKRHQSAHTGERPFICSVCDKGFTQLSNLQTHQRLHTGERPFICSVCDKGFTQLSGLRSHNVTHTKSRPFKCSDCTMSFKSSQLLMSHQCIHSEERRFSCFHCTKTFRTSSTLRRHQRVHTGES; the protein is encoded by the coding sequence atggagaaaccatggaaatgtgaggactgtgagaagggattcaaaggcccctCTGGGCTGGaatggcatcaacgcagtcacactggagagaggccgttcacctgctctgtgtgtgggaagggattcagagccgcacacgagctggcaaggcatcaacgcagtcacactggagagagacctttcacctgctctcagtgtgaaaagggattcactgacattggcaacctgcggagacacgaacgagttcacactggggagaggccattcacctgcactgtgtgtgataagggattcactcggttatgcaacctgcagagccaccagagacTTCACACCAGGGAGGGGCCATTCATcagcactgtgtgtgggaagggattcactcagttatcctatctggagaaccaccagcgagttcgcactggggagaggccattcacctgcactgtgtgtgggaagggattcactcagctgtCCCATCTGGAGaaccaccaacgggttcacaccggggagaggccattcacctgcactgtgtgtgataaggcattcactcggttatcccacctgaagagacaccagagcgctcacaccggggagaggccattcatctgctctgtgtgtgataagggattcactcagttatccaacctgcagacacaccagcgacttcacaccggggagagaccattcatctgctctgtgtgtgataagggattcactcaattatccggcttgcgtagccacaatgtcactcacaccaagagcaggccctttaaatgctctgactgcacgatgagtttcaaaagctcacagttactgatgtcccaccagtgcATTCATTCTGAGGAGAGACGGTTCAGCTGCTTTCACTGCACAAAGACGTTtcgaacatcatccacattgcggagacaccagcgagtccacactggggagagttga